The following nucleotide sequence is from Nitrosopumilus adriaticus.
GAAAGATAATTACAAAGACAAACAACTCAGGAGGAATTCTTGGTGGAATTTCAAATGGAATGCCAATTACAATGAGAATTGCATTCAAGCCAGCATCATCTATTGCACAAAAACAAAATACTGTTGATATCAAGACGAAAAAAGAAGCAATCCTCCAGGTGAAAGGAAGACACGATCCATGTGTAGTTCCACGAGCCCCCCCAGTAGTAGATTCACTAGTTGCATTAACTATTGCAGATCATGCACTCCTTGCAGGGGCAATCAAGCCTGTTTTGTAAGAAAATGTCAGATATCAATGATCTTCGAAATAAAATGGATCAAGTAACACTTGAAATGATAAAATTATTAAAAATTAGAACAGACATTGCAAAAGAAATTGGTGAGGTTAAAAAAAATATTGGAAAAGGTGTCACAGATGAGGTCAGAGAAGATAATTTACGTCGAAAAGTAATTTCACTATGTGATGAAATTGGACTGGAAGAATCTATTGCAACAAAATTTTTCAATTTTCTATTAAATGAATCAGTAAAAGTTCAATCAGTCAACAAACAAACACATCTCTCAATATTCCTAAAAGCAAAATCAATGGAGCAGCAAGGAAAAAAAATTATCCATATGGAAGTAGGAGAGCCTGACTTTCTACCACCACTAATTGTTAAAAAAGCATTAGAAGAAGTATTTGATAAAGGGTTTTTGAAATATGGTCAAGCTAGAGGCATGCCAACTTTCAGAGAGGCACTTGCAAAATATGCTTCTAAAAAATTCAATGCTAAAGTAACTGAAGATAACATTATTGTCAGCCCGGGTGCTAGATTTTCAATATTTACTGCAATTACTACACTTCTCAATCCAGGTGATGAAATGATAGTAATAGAACCTGCATGGCCAGCATACAAAGATTGTGCACTTAATGCAGGAATAAAAGTAAGAACTATCAGTACAACTTTGGAAGAAAAATGGGATCCATCATTAGAGCAGATCAAAAATACAATAAATTCAAACACAAAGATGATTGTGCTAAATTATCCAAACAATCCAACAGGCAAAATACTTTCTGAAAAACTTCAAGATACGATTGTGGAGTTGGCCAAACAAAATGATCTGTATGTACTAAGTGATGAAATCTATTCTCAATATGCAAAATCTAACTGGAAAAGTATTCTATCATATGATTATAAGAAAAGCATAGTTACTCAATCATTTTCAAAATCTCATGCCATGACAGGATTTAGAATTGGTTATGCAATTGCAGATACAGAAATTATTGAAAAAATGGCAAAATTAGAGGCATTATGCCTAACAAATGTCTCAGAACCAATCCAATATATCGCCATGAAGGCTCTAGAAGCGGACACATCCAACAATTCTAATACGGTTCAAAATAGACTAGATTTGTTGATTGAAAAGGCATCTGAGATAGGGTTAGATTTTGTAGTTCCAGATGGCGCAATGTACATTTTTGCTAGAAATAATCAGGAAGGATTTGACGGAATTCAATTTGCCAATTCCAGTCTTGAAAAAGGACTTGCCGTAGCACCAGGAGAAGGGTTTGGGAATTACAGGAATTTCATCAGAATTTCTGCATGTCAAGACGAGAAAACACTAATTGAGGGAATGAATATACTGAGTAACATCATGAGTGAAAAACAATGAAAAAGATTACAGTTGTTGGTGCAGGAGGTCAAATGGGACAATGGTTTGCCAAATATTTTGCAGCGAAGGATTTTGAAGTAACAGGATATGATTCAGAAAATAAAATTGCAGGGAAAAATATTATTTCATCAGATTCTTTAGTAGGATCAATCCTAAAATCAGATTATGTAGTGTTATGTACTCCAACAAGAAGAACTCCAGAAATTATTAGACTGATAGCAAAAGAGATGAAGAGAGGCACATATCTTATTGAAATATCATCAGAAAAATCCAAAGTGGTTTCATCATTGTCAAAAATGCCAGATAAGATTAATCCAATATGTATTCACCCAATGTTTGGTCCTGGAACAAAAACGATCAAAGGTCAAAACATTATTTCAGTCCCCATTAAAGATGCTAAAAAAGAACTAACAGTAGCAAAAACATTGTTTGAAGGTGCAAACTTTGTAACAATTGATGCAGCAGAGCATGATAAAAAAATTGCAGTTATTTTGGGATTGACTCATTTGATGAATTTAGTTTTTGCAAATATAATTTCAAAAGACGAAAAAATGAATCTTACAGAAAAAATGTCAGGCACCACATTTAGAGTTCAAAAGACATTAGCAGAAAGTATCATGACAGAATCTCCAGAACTTATTGAAACAATTATCGCTAATCCAGAAATTAGGAGAGTTGCAGAAGAGCTTTGGAAAGATATTGGAAGATTACTTACTGCAGTACAAGAATCAAAGACTGAAGAAGTGATTACATATATCAAAGAATGTCAAGAGAGGTTAGCCAAGCATACTGATGTTGCTGAATCATACAAAAGAATGACAAAAATGGTAAAAGCAGTTGAAAAATAGTAGGCATGCGTTCAACAAAAATTGTTACGTCGTTCATTAGAAGTAATGACAAATTATTGATTTTGAAAAGAAGCGACAAAGTAAAATCAATGAAAGGTCTCTGGGCGGGGGTAAGCGGAATCATCGAAAATAATGAAGAGCCATTGAAAAGAGCAAAGATAGAAATTTTTGAAGAAGTCGGAATCACAGAAGATGAAATCAGACTTGTAAAATCAGCAGCAGGAATGAGAGTTAATTCCCCACAATATCAAAATCACGAATGGGAGATATACCCATTTTTGTTTGAGGCAGAAAATCCAACAGTCAAACTAAACTGGGAAAATTCACAATATGAGTGGATAAACATAGAAGAGTTAGAAAAATATGAAACAGTTCCTAGTCTTCAAAAAGTCTTATTCAATTTGTTGTAAGTTATCATTTTCTTTTTCATATTTTTTTTGTTGCGGTAACATCATGTAAACACAAGCGCCACCACACATAGTACATGGGACATTGTTTCCAGGGTGTTGTCCCGTTCTACTGTGGATTTTTGCGGCTTCTTCTGGATCTATAGATAGTGCAAGTTGCTTTTCCCAATCCAAAGTACGTCTTGCTTCAGTCATTTCCATATCCCATTTGATAACTTTATCACGAATTTTAACAAGATCACCTGCATGAGCTGCAATTCTATATGCAATTAATCCAGCTTTTACTTCATCTGCATTAGGCAATGCCAGATGCTCAGAAGGAGTAAGATAACATAAAAGATCCACACCTTCACTTGCTGAAACTGCAGCTCCTATTGCACTTGCAATATGATCATGTCCGGATGCAACATCTGTAACTAACGGACCTAGAACATAATATGGAACATCGCCGATTAAGGATTTTGCTAATCGCACATTTGCTGCAACTTCGTTTAATGGAACATGTCCAGGACCTTCGACCATTACCTGTATGTCTTGTTCATGAGCACGTTTAGTTAATTGTGAAATATTTATCATCTCTTGAACTTGCAACTCATCATGAGAGTCTAGGATCGAGCCTGGTCTAAGAGCATCTCCGAGGCTAAATGTCACATCATATTTTTTTGCAATCTCAATCAAATAGTCATAGTGAGTCAAGTATGGATTTTCTTTATCATGTTTTAGCATCCACGCAGCAGTAATGGTCCCACCCTTACTTACAACACCACCATATCTCTGAACCTTTAGTATTCTTTTTGCAATATCTTTTGTAATCCCACAGTGAATTGTCGTGTAATCAACACCATCTTTTGCATTATTTTCAAATGCGTTAAGATAATCATCTTCAGTTAAATTCAAAGGGTTTTTGTGAACTTCAACACCATAATTATAAGCCTCATAAATTGGAACAGTACCAAAAGTAATTGGTGCAGTATCCATTAGCGTTTGTCTTATCATTTTAACATCTCCACCATCACTAAGATCCATCATGGTGTCTGCATGATACTTTACTGCAACTTTTGCTTTTTCAATTTCTTCATCTAGATTTACATTCAGAGTTGAAGTACCAATGTTTACGTTTACTTTAGTTTTGAGACCCTTGCCAATTCCAACATTGTGAATTTTTTGCGGTCGTGAATTATTACTTGGAATTATAATTGAGCCACGAGCAATTTTTGGGATAAGCCAATCCAATGAAACATCTTCGTCTTTTGCAACTTGTTTCATTTCATCAGTTGCTACACCTCGTCTAGCTGAAGTCATCTGTGTTGCCATAGAACAATCTACGTTGTTACCTGATTTAAACAATAGTGAAAAATGAAAAAAAATCAGATCGCACCACTATTGTTTATAGTATATTAAGAAAATAGATCGACCTTAAATGTTAGAATGCCACTATAGATCAGTATGAGAGCAATCAAAGAATGTATGCATTGTGGAAAGGAGTTCTATAGTTTAAAAGATGATTTTTGTTCTTTTGATTGTGTAACTCAATCATCATAATTTTAAAATTAATCAAGTTCCAATTCTTTTTGCAGATCTAGTTTTTCGGATTTTATTCTAAAAATTCTATCCATTATAGGCGTGATAATGTGCTTAGAATCATCGGAATTTGCAAAATTTTCCTTAATCTCTTTTACTCTTTGAGATAATTCAATTTCAGCAGAAACTAGAGAGATGTATTTTCTTAGTTTTTGATTTTCAGATTTTAAAGATTCAATTTCAGAGGCAGTTGTCATCTGGGAGGACTCCAACTTTCTTCAACATCATTATTTGTAGATACAAGTAACTGCTTACCACATTTGAAACACTGCCAGAGGAATTTTTCATCTTTTTTTGTTTGATATTGCATGGGAAGTAAACAAGTCGTGCATCGTAATTCTTCAGGGGATCCATCTATTATCGGAATTTTTGTCATTTGCTTGTAGATAATCACTCAAGTATAAAATCAATATTATGAAATGAGAGTTTTGGAAAAAAGTAAAGTAAAAGCAAATTAGTGCTAAAAAAAATAGAAAACCATGAATTTACTTTCAATTGGAGGCTCAGATCCTTCATCAGGTGCTGGAATTCAAAGCGACATCAAAACTTTTTCATCATTTAATGTTCATTGTCTTACTGTAGTAACTGCAATTACCAGTCAAAACACATCAAATTTTGGTATTGTAGAGCCAGTATCACAAAAAATTTTAAAAGATCAAATTCTATCTGTAATGTCGGATTTTAAAATTGATGGAATAAAAATCGGAATGGTATACAATTCTGATATCATTAAAATTCTGCATACCAAATTAAGAAAATTAAAAATTCCAATTGTAGTAGATCCAGTAATTAAATCAACTACTGGCGGAATGCTAATAGAAAAAACAGCGATTGTAGATTTTCAAAAATACATCATTCCTCTTGCCACAGTTATTACGCCAAACAAGTACGAAGCAGAAATACTATCAAAATCCAAAATAACATCAAAAAAATCTACTAGCATGGTTGCAAAAAAAATTCAAAGGATGGGAGCTAAAAATGTTGTAATAACAGGAGCACAAACGGGAAGTAAAAAAATTTCAGATTTCATTCTAGAGAAACATAAAGAATACTATATTTCTGGAGAGAAAATCAACAGCATCAATCATGGTAGTGGTTGCAATTATTCAGCAGCTATAGTTTTTGCTCTAGCGAAAAACAAAACAATAGAAGAATCATTAAGATTTGCCCAGCAATTTACTCACAATTCAATTAAAAACGCAAAGAAAGTGGGAAAAGGAATAGTAATTACTGAAATTCAAGATCCTATTCACAAAGAGTTGTCAGAGGCCATAGAGAAATTTATTCAAATCAAAAATATTTACAAAAATATTCCTGAATGTCAAATAAACTATGTTTATTCCAAACAAAAACCAAAATCAATAAAAGATATTCTAGGAATTTCTGGAAGAATAGTAAAATCAGGAAATGGTGCTACAGTAGCAGGAGAGTTAGATTATGGGGGTTCAAAGCATGTTGCAACAGCATTATTAATCATGAATAAAAAATATCCAAAAATCTGTTCTGCAATAAATATAAAATATCAAGATACTACAATTTCAAAAATTAAAAAATCAAAATTAATTGTTTCAAGTTATGATAGAAAAGAAGAGCCAAAAAATGTGAAAATTAAAGGATCCACCATTGAGTGGGGTATCAAAAAAGCTGTGAAAAATACAACAAAAATACCAGATGTGATTTATCATAAAGGAGATTTTGGAAAAGAGCCAATGATCATAATATTTGGGGAAACGCCAGACAATGTTTTAAAAAAAATTATGAAGATTATTTGAGTATGATCAAAACTCATCCTTGAACATAAATACTCAATTCTCAAATGAAATTTGTGAAAGCAGTAATTCTTGCCGGAGGTTTAGGCACAAGGCTACAGCCATACACCACATTTCTTCCAAAACCAATGTTACCATTAGGAGAAAAACCAATTTTAGAGCATCTAATTGAATGGACAAGAAAAAATGGCGTTAAATCAATTGTACTATGTGTTAGTTATCTAAGGAAAACAATCGAAGATTATTTTGAAGACGGTAAAAGACTAGGAGTGAATATAGAATATGCAGTTTCAGATAAACCACTTGCAACTGCAGGTCAACTAAAAACAGCTGAGAAATTCATCGATGACACTTTTGTTTGCATTTACGGCGACTCAATTTTTAATTTTAGTCTCAGAAATATGATAAAGCAGCATAAACAAAAAAAAGCATTTGTCACTATGAGTCTAAACGAATACAAAACTAATTTGCCTTATGGAGTAATAGATACGCTGAAGAATGGGAGAGTATCAAGCTGGAATGAAAAACCAGAGATAAAGGCAAATGTAAACATGGGGTGTTATGTAATGGAGCCTGAAATTTTAAAATTCATACCAAAAAACAAACCATTTGGAATGGACGATGTTATTAAAAAAGCCATGAGTAGAAAAAAAGTAGTTAGCAGTTTTCTTACAAAGAATGGGTTTACAGATATTGGAAATAAAGCATCCTACAAAAAAGCATATCAGGAATATATTCAAAAGTTAGGTAAGATCTGAAAATAAAAATGAGCGATCCAATTATCAGAGAATTAAGAAAAGAAGACCTCTGGAATGGATTTCTAATTTCACTAGATTCATTAAAAAATGCAAGCAATATCGAAAAATCTAAAGCTGAAGAGATTTTTGAAAAAATTAATTCAAATCCCGATCATATAATAGCAGTTGCAGAAATAGATGGGAAAATTGTAGGTTCTACAACACTTCTCATAGAATCAAAGTTTATCCATAATGGGGGATTAGTTGGACACATTGAAGATGTGGTTGTGAATAAAGAATTTCAAGGACAAAGAATAGGAGAGAAAATTATGAATTATTTAATCGAAATATCAAAAAAACGAGGCTGTTACAAGACAATTCTAGATTGCACAGATGATGTTAAACCATTTTATGAAAAGCTAGGCTTCAAGCAAGTAGCTAATGAATTAAGGTTGGATCATATCTAGAAATATTCTTTCTTTGGACGTTTCTTTTTTTCTTTCATCAAATAAGCCCCAACAACAATTGCAGGGATGGAGAGAATAATAAACAATATAGGAGTTAACTGAAGATAATCAGTAACATAATCATCATTTATTGAATCCAATATGAAATAAGAGGCCAACATCCCTACCAACAAAATTGCACCGCCTGCAACAATGATCATGCCAGTGGGTTTAGAACCATAAGTTTTTGTCATTATAAAAGGAACAGCAGCTAAAATTCCAGCAGGACCAGCACCGATTGAATAAAACATGAACAGTTTAGAATCAATAAAGTTCTGAGTATAAAGATCAGGATGTTGATCATCAATCAGTAAGTATTCCAGAGAAATTATTTGACCAACAAACAGTACAAAAAAAACAAGACTGGTTAATGCAAGCCAATTTTCAACTCGCATTTTAATTTTAAACATAGTTTAACACAATTTAGTTGATAAATAAACCATTCAAAAAATCAAACAATACCAACCAAGTTGGCTAATTCTTTTCTACAAGATGCCCCGAGTTTTTCTGCAGCTTGTTCTGGAGAAACATCATTTAAGAAAATACCATATCCACGTTCTAATCCAGACCAAGATTTTGTGATAGGATAAACCTCAATGTGCCAATGAATTTGTCGACTGTTTTTCTTTTCAGGGGACAAATGAAAAACAAGGTTATACGATACATTTTTGACAGTTTTTGACAAACCACCCAAAGTTGCTCTTAAAATTAAAGACAAATCATTAATTTCTTTTTGTGTAATTTTTGAAAAGCTAGTAGTATGTTTTTTTGGGGAAATCCAAAACTCATATGGATATGATGGAGACCAAGGACAAAATGCGATAAAGCCTTCAGTTTGAAGAACTTGTCTTGGACCAGCAATTTCTTCATTTACGGTCTGACACATTGGGCACACTCCTTTTTCATTTAGAATTTTGTGTGATGCCTCGGCTTCACTCTCAATTACTGGAGGAATAGTAGAGAAGGTAAGGAGGTTTAGGTGAGGGTGAGGATTAGTACTTCCTGCCAAATCACCATGATCACCAAAAATTGAAACGTATGTAACACCTTTTTGAGTATATAACCATCTTAATCTATCTTGAACAACAACTAGAACGTTTGACCATTGTTCAGGATCAATTGTTGCAAATGTGTCTTTTTCTTTTGGAGATGCAACAACAATGTAATGATATCCATATGCTGGTTCACTATAAAATGGCCTATCACTGTAAGAATTTTCTGTATCAATTGAAACAATAGGATTTTTACTTTCAAATACTCTAATTGCCCAACCTTCAACATATTCATCCTCATTATCTTGAAGACGTTGTAGCATTCCATCTTTTGCAACAAGTGATAGTACAGAAGGGTTTGTCATGGATTCATTTCCAGGAGCAAAGGGGGATTTTTTTGGATCAATAATTTTATCTTCTTTTTTGGTTACAATCATGAAACGCTCAGAAACATAATCTTTGCGCATATCCCCCATAATTGTAACTGAAAGAAAATGTCTGTTAAAACGTTTACTAAGAGATGATATTTTCAAATTAAAAACATATTTTGAAATTAATTTCAATAAAAATTAAAATTCATATTTTGAGTATTTATGAATAAGCTAAAAATCAAATTTAAAAAATTAATTGATTCCAAATTTTTGATCGCACATTTTGTTGCAAGCTTTAAAGGAGAGCAGCTAAGTTCCTAAAACAGAGAATATTATGGATAATTCAGATATTCATATGATTTACGTTCTATTAGATGGAGTCGGAGATCTTCCACATCCAGACTTACAAGGAAAAACACCATTAGAGGCAGCAAATACTCCGACTTTGGACAAAATTGCAAGCAATGGATGTATTGGAGAGGTGATTTCTGTTGGCAAAGGAATTGCTCCTGAATCAGATATTGCTGTTTTCAATATGCTAGGATACAGATTCAATCATGCAGAATATGTAGGAAGAGGAGTCATCGAAGCAATAGGAATTGGTATTGACTTTAAGGACGGGGATTTAGCATTAAGAGGAAATTATTCCACATTAAATGATGACGAAGTAATTATCGATAGAAGAGCAGGAAGGAATATTGAAAAAGAGGATGCAGATGGAGTTGCAAAAGAGATTGAAGAAAAAATTAGCCTCTCAAGTCCAGATACATCTGTCGTAGTAGCACCAACAATAGGTCACAGAGTCACAGTCAGAATAAGGGCAAACAATAGAAAACTTTCTTCGAAAATCACCAACACAGATCCTGCATATAGCAACATAGGAGGTATGGGAGTAGCAAAAGCAGTGGGAGATTTCCTAAAAATTGAGAAATGCTTACCATTAGTAGATGATGAAAGTTCAAAATTTACTGCAAATATAGTCAATGAGTTTTCAGAGCAATCAATCAAAATTATGAAAGAAAGTGAAATTAATAAAAAAAGAAAAGAGCAAGCAAAGAAACAGCTTAGTTGTATTTTACTAAGAGATGCAGGAAACAAATACCCAGATGTGATTCCAATTAATGAAAAATATTCTATGCAGTTTTCATGTATTGTAGATATGCCAGTAGAGATTGGAATATCAAATGTTCTAAAAATGAAAGCATATGAAGCTGGAGGATTAACGGATTATGAAGAAAAAGCCAGAGTTGCAGCAAAAGCAATGGAAACTCAAAATTCAATCTATGTCCATCTCAAAGGACCAGATGAATTCGGTCACGATGGAGATGCAGTTGGAAAAATGAAAAATATTGAAGAGATTGATCAAAGATTTTTCAAAACACTTGTTGAAAACATTGATTCGAGTAAAGTTGCAATAGTAATATCTGCTGATCATTCTACACCATGCATTAACAAAGGTCATAGCGATGATCCTGTACCAGTTTTAGTTTCAGCAGATTTTATTAAAAATGACGGAACTACTAGAATGACTGAAGAGCAAGCAAAGAAAGGAAGTATTGGTCTTCTTCAAGGTGCAGAAGTTGTCCCAAAAGCACTAGAACTAATTAAATCTCAAACATAGTTAATTTTTTTGCTTGCTGCATTTCAACGCATTTCTTTCTTATTCTATCCACATCAATAGAATGATACATTGAAGGTGAAGAACCTAATTTTTCCAATGCCCTACTTAACATTCCGATGCCAATATTTTCTTCATTTTCTTGCTGATGTGCAAATGCTACTGCTACTAGAATAATTCCTTGGACTAGCTCCTTTTCTCTCCCATAGCATTGATTCCAAACACCCTCAAATGCTTCATGACACTCCCAAAATCTCTCATTATTAAAAAAAAAGATCCCATCCTTTATGCCCTTCTCTTTGTCAATGTGTTCCTCAAAAACATGTCTGACATTATCAAGATCCCCTATAGGGGACAATTTATCAACAAGTGAATCTAGATCTTCTTTTTCAGCAGCCACATCAAATTCTATAAATTTTGTAGCAACTCTAGCTAGTCTTACTGAGACATTTTTCATATCGGCTGCAAGATCTCTTGCCTTGTGAGCAAGCTCCCTGCAATTCTGAGGCAAATATTTCTCATTTTTAAAATGAAGAAGATAACGTTCCACATTATGATTCAGAAGGATTTTCTTAAATTTCTTCTGGATTTTCAATCAAGGTTTATATGAAATATCCAAAGGATTTTTGATACATGTCCATCATCGAGACAATCACAGACGTAGATAATACCTTTCTATCTAGAAGAGAACTTACATGTAATTTTGCCGGATTAGGTGGAAAACTAAAAAGTTTAGAGGCAGCAGATATGATTACTAAAGAATTCAAGCTAGATGGCAAAGTGGTAATTCCAATGAGACTTAAAACTCATGTAGGACAATCACATGTAACAGGTACTTTCTATGTATACGAAGATGAAGGTCTAGCCAAAAAACATGTTAATCCAACCATCTTCTCCAGAATTGAAAAAATTAAAACTAAATTGGCAGAAGCTCCTGCAGAAGAAGCATCTGAAGAAACACCTGCAGAGGTGAAAGCAGAAGATGCTGCACCTGAAGAAGCAAAAACAGAGGAGAAATCTGAATAATGCCTGTAGAACAAAAAGGCAAGAAAGGTTCTAGCCCAAATGTTTACAAATATTTTAAAGTAGACGGGGACAAAGTTACTAGAATTAAAAAAATTTGTTCGAGATGTGGAAAAGGTGTTTTTATGTCAGAACATAAAGATAGACATACTTGTGGAAAGTGTGGACTAACCGAATTCAATCAATAATAAAATTATTTTAAAGTAATTTCTTATTTAGTACAATCTTTTTTGTCGAATTTTAGAACTTTTTTCTTCCAACTGTTCAATTTTTGAAACAAATTCCGGTACAAGTTGTATTTTAGAAAGAGATTCTGCAGATAATTTCACATTATTTGAATCCAAAGAGATGTTTGATTTTGGAAGATTTTTGTCAGCCCAAAATTTCATCACTTTATCTTCAAGTTTGTAATCACGAAATCCAGATGGGAATTTTTTTGTTATATGATTTAACAAAGTACGATCCTTGAAAACAACTTTTGGTTCAAATAACCTGGTTTCATCAGTGTAAACATTTTCAAATAAATTTCCAGATATTTCATCAGACAATAACTCCATCTTGGAGATTTTTCTCATTAATTCTAGAAAATGTAAAAATTCATGCGCCAAAATTGCATGAATAGTACCTTTAAGCCCATAAGCAATTAGGGGTGCAGAAATCTGAATTACTACTTGGAACTTATCATCAAACATTACGGGTATTGTTCTTGCAAAGAGTATTCCAAATTCATAAGAGTTAGGGTTGGGGGAAGACAACACAAGAGAGGGTTCAACATATGCAACTGGGTATTTTATGCCAGATGCTTTTTCTATCCTATTAATTCCAGCAACAACTATTGGAAAACGTTCTACTACAAGATCATAGATTTTATCAGGAATGATTCCTTTAGAATGTGCGTCTTTGAAACGTATTAGCGGATCCAATATTACTCCTCGACAACTTTGAATGTAAAAGGGTTAATGTGTTTAGGATCTTGGCTTTCCAGATTTTGCTTTCTTTCTTTTACGAGTTTCAGCCCTTTGATCAGCATGTCTTTGATGTTTTCCTTTTTTTCTCATTGGCATGATATTTTACGATATTCAGAGGTAGTTAATTGTTATCATTTTACTAAACTCAGAAATACACAGAAACGATTTTTTGAGTACGGGGTATCAAGAAAGGGTTATTCTGTAAGAGTTTTTTGAGTCATTTCAAGTGCACAAGTAGTTGAACAGTAAGGACTTGCGCGGTTTTCAAATTCCTTTTCACAATTCATACATCTAGAAATCAAGAGAGATCACTTCATACACTTACGTAGTTCTTCAGAGATCACATGAGAAAAACTTGCTGTGCTATTGGTTTGTTGAATAAGTTTGGCTTGTTTTACTCTTAGTTTTTTAATTACTTCATCATCTAAAACAACAGTTACACGTTTTTTAGATAAATTACTCACATACTATATAATGCAATTATGAAAATAAAGAACACGCCCCATGGAGAGTTTAGTTAATAAGAAAAAGCAAGAAAAGACACATAGAAAAGCGAGACGAAGTAAGTTGGAGATCTATTACAACATATTAACAGAGTTAAAAAAAGAATCAAACCTAGAACAAATTAAACCCACAAGAATTCAACAAAAATGCAACATGTCCTATGATAAATTTTCTAAAAACCTTTTAGAATTACAAAAACGAAAACTTGTTGCAGATGACCAATCACTCAAAATTACGGATAAAGGAATTCAATTAATAAATGACTATAGTAAAATCAACGATTTTTTGGAAAAAATGAAACTAGATTACATCGAGGAGGAATCAAAATGAA
It contains:
- a CDS encoding galactose-1-phosphate uridylyltransferase — encoded protein: MGDMRKDYVSERFMIVTKKEDKIIDPKKSPFAPGNESMTNPSVLSLVAKDGMLQRLQDNEDEYVEGWAIRVFESKNPIVSIDTENSYSDRPFYSEPAYGYHYIVVASPKEKDTFATIDPEQWSNVLVVVQDRLRWLYTQKGVTYVSIFGDHGDLAGSTNPHPHLNLLTFSTIPPVIESEAEASHKILNEKGVCPMCQTVNEEIAGPRQVLQTEGFIAFCPWSPSYPYEFWISPKKHTTSFSKITQKEINDLSLILRATLGGLSKTVKNVSYNLVFHLSPEKKNSRQIHWHIEVYPITKSWSGLERGYGIFLNDVSPEQAAEKLGASCRKELANLVGIV
- a CDS encoding alkaline phosphatase family protein, giving the protein MDNSDIHMIYVLLDGVGDLPHPDLQGKTPLEAANTPTLDKIASNGCIGEVISVGKGIAPESDIAVFNMLGYRFNHAEYVGRGVIEAIGIGIDFKDGDLALRGNYSTLNDDEVIIDRRAGRNIEKEDADGVAKEIEEKISLSSPDTSVVVAPTIGHRVTVRIRANNRKLSSKITNTDPAYSNIGGMGVAKAVGDFLKIEKCLPLVDDESSKFTANIVNEFSEQSIKIMKESEINKKRKEQAKKQLSCILLRDAGNKYPDVIPINEKYSMQFSCIVDMPVEIGISNVLKMKAYEAGGLTDYEEKARVAAKAMETQNSIYVHLKGPDEFGHDGDAVGKMKNIEEIDQRFFKTLVENIDSSKVAIVISADHSTPCINKGHSDDPVPVLVSADFIKNDGTTRMTEEQAKKGSIGLLQGAEVVPKALELIKSQT
- a CDS encoding DUF309 domain-containing protein; the protein is MERYLLHFKNEKYLPQNCRELAHKARDLAADMKNVSVRLARVATKFIEFDVAAEKEDLDSLVDKLSPIGDLDNVRHVFEEHIDKEKGIKDGIFFFNNERFWECHEAFEGVWNQCYGREKELVQGIILVAVAFAHQQENEENIGIGMLSRALEKLGSSPSMYHSIDVDRIRKKCVEMQQAKKLTMFEI
- a CDS encoding 30S ribosomal protein S27ae, which produces MPVEQKGKKGSSPNVYKYFKVDGDKVTRIKKICSRCGKGVFMSEHKDRHTCGKCGLTEFNQ
- a CDS encoding winged helix-turn-helix domain-containing protein; its protein translation is MESLVNKKKQEKTHRKARRSKLEIYYNILTELKKESNLEQIKPTRIQQKCNMSYDKFSKNLLELQKRKLVADDQSLKITDKGIQLINDYSKINDFLEKMKLDYIEEESK